A part of Brassica rapa cultivar Chiifu-401-42 chromosome A05, CAAS_Brap_v3.01, whole genome shotgun sequence genomic DNA contains:
- the LOC103870354 gene encoding PRA1 family protein A3, translating into MDWDSVAAGDVVEALREVEWSTSPRSLAEFFSRFAFPRSFSKWMSRLKCNLYYYRTNYFILLIFVLGLALITRPLAIIGAALTALSLAFLNDSFAATFNEKAIRTIRQFSPHLAAKMRPPHMPVIRGRSASRKTVYVCGQPRLVFVLLGLTASFVLWFASCGLLWVLYALATALLLIMLHASLRTPNLKARLNTFREEFRAVWRNYSEL; encoded by the exons ATGGATTGGGATAGCGTAGCTGCAGGGGATGTGGTAGAGGCGCTAAGAGAGGTTGAGTGGTCGACGAGTCCTCGTTCTTTAGCAGAGTTCTTCTCCAGATTCGCCTTCCCTCGCTCTTTCTCTAAATGGATGAGCCGCCTCAAATGCAATCTCTACTA CTATAGGACGAACTACTTCATCTTGTTGATTTTCGTTCTGG GTCTTGCACTTATCACCCGACCTCTTGCCATTATTGGTGCTGCTCTTACTGCTTTAAGCTTAGCTTTCCTTAACGACag CTTTGCAGCTACTTTCAATGAAAAGGCTATCCGGACCATAAGGCAATTCTCGCCGCATTTAGCTGCAAAGATGAGGCCTCCCCACAT GCCTGTCATTCGTGGGCGATCTGCGTCTAGAAAGACGGTCTACGTTTGTGGCCAACCACGTTTGGTGTTCGTGTTGCTGGGATTAACCG CTAGCTTTGTCTTGTGGTTTGCTTCCTGCGGTTTGTTGTGGGTCCTTTATGCACTTGCCACTGCTCTTCTCT TGATCATGCTTCATGCAAGCCTGAGAACTCCGAACCTCAAGGCACGCTTGAACACATTCCGTGAAGAGTTCAGGGCTGTGTGGCGTAACTACAGTGAACTTTAA